One region of Marispirochaeta aestuarii genomic DNA includes:
- the tuf gene encoding elongation factor Tu: MAKAKFERTKPHINVGTIGHVDHGKTTLTAAITMYSATKFGGKLMKYDEIDNAPEEKARGITINTRHVEYETTARHYAHVDCPGHADYIKNMITGAAQMDGAVIVVAATDGAMSQTKEHILLARQVGVPSLIVFINKCDQVDDPDLIELVEEEMKDLLNEYGFPGDETPIIKGSAFEAMENPDDPEKTKCIEDLLNAMDNYFPEPERAIDGTFLMPIEDVFSIQGRGTVVTGRIERGIVKVSDELEIIGIKDTKKTVCTGVEMFNKLLDQGQAGDNIGALLRGTDKKEVERGQVLAKPGSITPHMKFKGQVYVLNKEEGGRHSPFFSGYRPQFYFRTTDITGSITLPEDKQMIMPGDNTEINVELIHPIAMEKGLKFAIREGGRTVASGQVTDIIE; encoded by the coding sequence ATGGCCAAAGCAAAATTTGAGAGGACGAAGCCGCACATTAACGTTGGTACTATTGGCCACGTTGACCACGGCAAGACTACTCTCACTGCAGCTATCACCATGTACAGTGCCACTAAGTTTGGTGGTAAGCTTATGAAGTATGACGAGATCGACAACGCGCCGGAAGAAAAAGCGCGGGGAATCACGATCAATACTCGCCATGTCGAGTATGAAACAACTGCCCGACACTACGCTCATGTAGACTGTCCCGGTCACGCCGACTATATCAAGAACATGATTACCGGTGCTGCACAGATGGACGGTGCTGTTATCGTAGTTGCGGCTACCGACGGTGCGATGTCTCAGACCAAGGAGCACATCCTTCTGGCCCGTCAGGTAGGTGTGCCTTCGCTGATTGTCTTCATCAACAAGTGTGACCAGGTTGACGATCCTGACCTGATCGAGCTGGTTGAGGAGGAGATGAAGGATCTTCTTAACGAGTATGGATTCCCCGGGGACGAGACTCCCATTATCAAGGGATCTGCTTTCGAGGCTATGGAGAATCCTGACGATCCCGAGAAGACCAAGTGTATTGAAGATCTTCTCAATGCCATGGACAACTACTTCCCCGAACCCGAGCGTGCAATCGATGGTACTTTTCTTATGCCCATCGAGGATGTTTTCTCCATCCAGGGGCGTGGTACTGTCGTCACCGGTCGTATCGAGCGCGGTATTGTCAAGGTTTCCGATGAGCTTGAAATTATCGGAATCAAGGATACCAAGAAGACTGTCTGTACCGGTGTTGAGATGTTTAACAAGCTGCTCGACCAGGGGCAGGCCGGTGACAATATCGGTGCGCTTCTTCGCGGTACCGACAAGAAAGAGGTCGAGCGTGGACAGGTTCTCGCAAAGCCCGGTTCGATTACTCCGCACATGAAGTTTAAGGGACAGGTATACGTGCTGAACAAGGAAGAGGGCGGACGCCACTCTCCCTTCTTCTCCGGGTATCGTCCTCAGTTCTACTTCAGAACCACCGACATTACCGGTTCCATCACTCTGCCCGAAGACAAGCAGATGATCATGCCTGGTGACAATACAGAAATCAATGTTGAGCTTATTCACCCCATTGCCATGGAGAAAGGGCTTAAGTTCGCTATTCGTGAAGGCGGCCGGACGGTAGCTTCCGGTCAGGTTACCGATATCATCGAGTAA